In one Amia ocellicauda isolate fAmiCal2 chromosome 2, fAmiCal2.hap1, whole genome shotgun sequence genomic region, the following are encoded:
- the stam gene encoding signal transducing adapter molecule 1 isoform X4, translating to MNTAEDWGLILDICDKVGQSRTGPKECLRSIMRRVNHKDPHVAMQALTLLGACVSNCGKIFHLEVCSRDFASEVSNVLNKGHPKVCEKLKALMVEWAEEFRNDPQLSLISAMIKNLKEQGVSFPAAGSQEMEDLQSLLNRTMLHLRAAEQAKASPALVAKDPTNTTNKKEEEDLAKAIELSLKEQRQPQPALSSLYPSASSLVMNHKSEGRKVRAIYDFEAAEDNELTFKSGEIITVLDDSDPNWWKGETYQGVGLFPSNFVTADLTAEPEMIKTEKKTVQFSDEVQVETIEPEPEPVYIDEERIDQLLQMIQSVDPSDNQKDSTELLHLEGACNQMGPLIDQKLEDIDRKHSELSELNVKVMEALSLYAKLMNEDPMYAMYAKLQSQQYYVQQPPSGNQQVYPGPTQSGTYAVTGSGVMGTVQGYSVPQEQLHSMQQGGLPANPNPAMAAQPTPSTIVNSTPGNAYMNQPPVYSPLQHAAVAPGTDMTYQNTATNVSQMPSYTIASQSLPQLTDAQQQSQYSQKALL from the exons ATGAACACTGCCGAGGACTGGGGCCTTATATTGGATATCTGCGATAAAGTAGGACAGTCACGCACAGG GCCCAAAGAATGCCTCCGGTCTATAATGAGAAGAGTGAACCACAAGGATCCTCATGTGGCTATGCAAGCACTTACA CTTCTTGGAGCATGTGTATCAAATTGTGGCAAAATCTTTCACCTAGAAGTTTGCTCAAGAGATTTTGCTAGTGAAGTCAGCAATGTCTTAAATAAG GGTCACCCCAAAGTCTGCGAGAAGTTGAAAGCTCTAATGGTGGAATGGGCTGAGGAGTTCCGGAATGACCCCCAGTTGAGTCTCATTTCGGCCATGATCAAGAATCTCAAAGAGCAGGGAGTGTCGTTTCCTGCTGCTGGCTCTCAG GAGATGGAAGATCTACAATCTCTCCTCAATCGCACCATGCTTCACCTCAGA gCAGCAGAACAAGCTAAAGCAAGCCCTGCTTTAGTAGCTAAAGACCCCACCAACACTACAAATAAAAAGGAGGAAGAAGACTTGGCTAAAG CTATAGAGTTGTCATTAAAAGAACAAAGGCAACCGCAGCCGGCGCTCTCCAGTCTGTACCCCAGTGCCTCCAGCCTGGTAATGAACCATAAATCAGAGGGAAGGAAAGTGCGAGCCATCTACGACTTTGAAGCTGCAGAAGATAATGAACTGACATTTAAGTCAGGGGAAATCATCACAGTCCTGGATGACAG tgaTCCCAACTGGTGGAAGGGAGAAACATATCAAGGAGTCGGCTTATTCCCTTCCAATTTCGTGACTGCAGACCTGACTGCCGAGCCTGAAATGA tcaaaacagagaagaaaactGTGCAGTTCAGCGACGAAGTTCAAGTGGAAACTATAGAACCTGAACCGGAGCCGGTTTATATCGATGAG GAAAGAATTGACCAATTGCTACAGATGATTCAAAGTGTGGACCCTTCAGACAATCAGAAAGACTCAACAGAACTGCTGCACCTGGAAG GTGCCTGCAATCAAATGGGACCTCTTATTGATCAGAAACTTGAAGATATTGACAg GAAGCACTCAGAATTGTCAGAGCTGAACGTAAAGGTGATGGAGGCCCTCTCACTGTATGCCAAGCTGATGAATGAAGATCCAATGTATGCCATGTATGCAAAACTACAGAGTCAGCAGTACTATGTGCAACAGCCTCCCTCAGGCAATCAGCag GTGTACCCCGGCCCAACGCAGAGTGGCACATACGCAGTGACTGGCAGTGGTGTCATGGGCACGGTACAGGGCTATAGTGTACCTCAGGAACAGCTCCATTCAATGCAGCAGGGGGGACTCCCTGCCAACCCGAACCCTGCCATGGCTGCACAGCCTACGCCCAG CACCATTGTGAATTCGACTCCGGGAAATGCGTACATGAACCAGCCGCCTGTGTACAGCCCTCTGCAGCACGCTGCGGTGGCACCGGGCACGGACATGACCTACCAGAACACTGCCACAAATGTATCCCAGATGCCAAGCTACACCATTGCCTCTCAAAGTCTTCCCCAGCTGACAGACGCCCAACAGCAATCCCAATACTCTCAGAAAGCGCTGCTATAG
- the stam gene encoding signal transducing adapter molecule 1 isoform X1: MPLFTSNPFDQDVEKATSEMNTAEDWGLILDICDKVGQSRTGPKECLRSIMRRVNHKDPHVAMQALTLLGACVSNCGKIFHLEVCSRDFASEVSNVLNKGHPKVCEKLKALMVEWAEEFRNDPQLSLISAMIKNLKEQGVSFPAAGSQEMEDLQSLLNRTMLHLRAAEQAKASPALVAKDPTNTTNKKEEEDLAKAIELSLKEQRQPQPALSSLYPSASSLVMNHKSEGRKVRAIYDFEAAEDNELTFKSGEIITVLDDSDPNWWKGETYQGVGLFPSNFVTADLTAEPEMIKTEKKTVQFSDEVQVETIEPEPEPVYIDEERIDQLLQMIQSVDPSDNQKDSTELLHLEGACNQMGPLIDQKLEDIDRKHSELSELNVKVMEALSLYAKLMNEDPMYAMYAKLQSQQYYVQQPPSGNQQVYPGPTQSGTYAVTGSGVMGTVQGYSVPQEQLHSMQQGGLPANPNPAMAAQPTPSTIVNSTPGNAYMNQPPVYSPLQHAAVAPGTDMTYQNTATNVSQMPSYTIASQSLPQLTDAQQQSQYSQKALL; the protein is encoded by the exons ATGCCTCTCTTTACATCTAATCCATTCGACCAAGATGTGG AGAAAGCAACCAGTGAGATGAACACTGCCGAGGACTGGGGCCTTATATTGGATATCTGCGATAAAGTAGGACAGTCACGCACAGG GCCCAAAGAATGCCTCCGGTCTATAATGAGAAGAGTGAACCACAAGGATCCTCATGTGGCTATGCAAGCACTTACA CTTCTTGGAGCATGTGTATCAAATTGTGGCAAAATCTTTCACCTAGAAGTTTGCTCAAGAGATTTTGCTAGTGAAGTCAGCAATGTCTTAAATAAG GGTCACCCCAAAGTCTGCGAGAAGTTGAAAGCTCTAATGGTGGAATGGGCTGAGGAGTTCCGGAATGACCCCCAGTTGAGTCTCATTTCGGCCATGATCAAGAATCTCAAAGAGCAGGGAGTGTCGTTTCCTGCTGCTGGCTCTCAG GAGATGGAAGATCTACAATCTCTCCTCAATCGCACCATGCTTCACCTCAGA gCAGCAGAACAAGCTAAAGCAAGCCCTGCTTTAGTAGCTAAAGACCCCACCAACACTACAAATAAAAAGGAGGAAGAAGACTTGGCTAAAG CTATAGAGTTGTCATTAAAAGAACAAAGGCAACCGCAGCCGGCGCTCTCCAGTCTGTACCCCAGTGCCTCCAGCCTGGTAATGAACCATAAATCAGAGGGAAGGAAAGTGCGAGCCATCTACGACTTTGAAGCTGCAGAAGATAATGAACTGACATTTAAGTCAGGGGAAATCATCACAGTCCTGGATGACAG tgaTCCCAACTGGTGGAAGGGAGAAACATATCAAGGAGTCGGCTTATTCCCTTCCAATTTCGTGACTGCAGACCTGACTGCCGAGCCTGAAATGA tcaaaacagagaagaaaactGTGCAGTTCAGCGACGAAGTTCAAGTGGAAACTATAGAACCTGAACCGGAGCCGGTTTATATCGATGAG GAAAGAATTGACCAATTGCTACAGATGATTCAAAGTGTGGACCCTTCAGACAATCAGAAAGACTCAACAGAACTGCTGCACCTGGAAG GTGCCTGCAATCAAATGGGACCTCTTATTGATCAGAAACTTGAAGATATTGACAg GAAGCACTCAGAATTGTCAGAGCTGAACGTAAAGGTGATGGAGGCCCTCTCACTGTATGCCAAGCTGATGAATGAAGATCCAATGTATGCCATGTATGCAAAACTACAGAGTCAGCAGTACTATGTGCAACAGCCTCCCTCAGGCAATCAGCag GTGTACCCCGGCCCAACGCAGAGTGGCACATACGCAGTGACTGGCAGTGGTGTCATGGGCACGGTACAGGGCTATAGTGTACCTCAGGAACAGCTCCATTCAATGCAGCAGGGGGGACTCCCTGCCAACCCGAACCCTGCCATGGCTGCACAGCCTACGCCCAG CACCATTGTGAATTCGACTCCGGGAAATGCGTACATGAACCAGCCGCCTGTGTACAGCCCTCTGCAGCACGCTGCGGTGGCACCGGGCACGGACATGACCTACCAGAACACTGCCACAAATGTATCCCAGATGCCAAGCTACACCATTGCCTCTCAAAGTCTTCCCCAGCTGACAGACGCCCAACAGCAATCCCAATACTCTCAGAAAGCGCTGCTATAG
- the stam gene encoding signal transducing adapter molecule 1 isoform X2, whose protein sequence is MPLFTSNPFDQDVEKATSEMNTAEDWGLILDICDKVGQSRTGPKECLRSIMRRVNHKDPHVAMQALTLLGACVSNCGKIFHLEVCSRDFASEVSNVLNKGHPKVCEKLKALMVEWAEEFRNDPQLSLISAMIKNLKEQGVSFPAAGSQEMEDLQSLLNRTMLHLRAAEQAKASPALVAKDPTNTTNKKEEEDLAKELSLKEQRQPQPALSSLYPSASSLVMNHKSEGRKVRAIYDFEAAEDNELTFKSGEIITVLDDSDPNWWKGETYQGVGLFPSNFVTADLTAEPEMIKTEKKTVQFSDEVQVETIEPEPEPVYIDEERIDQLLQMIQSVDPSDNQKDSTELLHLEGACNQMGPLIDQKLEDIDRKHSELSELNVKVMEALSLYAKLMNEDPMYAMYAKLQSQQYYVQQPPSGNQQVYPGPTQSGTYAVTGSGVMGTVQGYSVPQEQLHSMQQGGLPANPNPAMAAQPTPSTIVNSTPGNAYMNQPPVYSPLQHAAVAPGTDMTYQNTATNVSQMPSYTIASQSLPQLTDAQQQSQYSQKALL, encoded by the exons ATGCCTCTCTTTACATCTAATCCATTCGACCAAGATGTGG AGAAAGCAACCAGTGAGATGAACACTGCCGAGGACTGGGGCCTTATATTGGATATCTGCGATAAAGTAGGACAGTCACGCACAGG GCCCAAAGAATGCCTCCGGTCTATAATGAGAAGAGTGAACCACAAGGATCCTCATGTGGCTATGCAAGCACTTACA CTTCTTGGAGCATGTGTATCAAATTGTGGCAAAATCTTTCACCTAGAAGTTTGCTCAAGAGATTTTGCTAGTGAAGTCAGCAATGTCTTAAATAAG GGTCACCCCAAAGTCTGCGAGAAGTTGAAAGCTCTAATGGTGGAATGGGCTGAGGAGTTCCGGAATGACCCCCAGTTGAGTCTCATTTCGGCCATGATCAAGAATCTCAAAGAGCAGGGAGTGTCGTTTCCTGCTGCTGGCTCTCAG GAGATGGAAGATCTACAATCTCTCCTCAATCGCACCATGCTTCACCTCAGA gCAGCAGAACAAGCTAAAGCAAGCCCTGCTTTAGTAGCTAAAGACCCCACCAACACTACAAATAAAAAGGAGGAAGAAGACTTGGCTAAAG AGTTGTCATTAAAAGAACAAAGGCAACCGCAGCCGGCGCTCTCCAGTCTGTACCCCAGTGCCTCCAGCCTGGTAATGAACCATAAATCAGAGGGAAGGAAAGTGCGAGCCATCTACGACTTTGAAGCTGCAGAAGATAATGAACTGACATTTAAGTCAGGGGAAATCATCACAGTCCTGGATGACAG tgaTCCCAACTGGTGGAAGGGAGAAACATATCAAGGAGTCGGCTTATTCCCTTCCAATTTCGTGACTGCAGACCTGACTGCCGAGCCTGAAATGA tcaaaacagagaagaaaactGTGCAGTTCAGCGACGAAGTTCAAGTGGAAACTATAGAACCTGAACCGGAGCCGGTTTATATCGATGAG GAAAGAATTGACCAATTGCTACAGATGATTCAAAGTGTGGACCCTTCAGACAATCAGAAAGACTCAACAGAACTGCTGCACCTGGAAG GTGCCTGCAATCAAATGGGACCTCTTATTGATCAGAAACTTGAAGATATTGACAg GAAGCACTCAGAATTGTCAGAGCTGAACGTAAAGGTGATGGAGGCCCTCTCACTGTATGCCAAGCTGATGAATGAAGATCCAATGTATGCCATGTATGCAAAACTACAGAGTCAGCAGTACTATGTGCAACAGCCTCCCTCAGGCAATCAGCag GTGTACCCCGGCCCAACGCAGAGTGGCACATACGCAGTGACTGGCAGTGGTGTCATGGGCACGGTACAGGGCTATAGTGTACCTCAGGAACAGCTCCATTCAATGCAGCAGGGGGGACTCCCTGCCAACCCGAACCCTGCCATGGCTGCACAGCCTACGCCCAG CACCATTGTGAATTCGACTCCGGGAAATGCGTACATGAACCAGCCGCCTGTGTACAGCCCTCTGCAGCACGCTGCGGTGGCACCGGGCACGGACATGACCTACCAGAACACTGCCACAAATGTATCCCAGATGCCAAGCTACACCATTGCCTCTCAAAGTCTTCCCCAGCTGACAGACGCCCAACAGCAATCCCAATACTCTCAGAAAGCGCTGCTATAG
- the stam gene encoding signal transducing adapter molecule 1 isoform X3, whose protein sequence is MPLFTSNPFDQDVEKATSEMNTAEDWGLILDICDKVGQSRTGPKECLRSIMRRVNHKDPHVAMQALTLLGACVSNCGKIFHLEVCSRDFASEVSNVLNKGHPKVCEKLKALMVEWAEEFRNDPQLSLISAMIKNLKEQGVSFPAAGSQAAEQAKASPALVAKDPTNTTNKKEEEDLAKAIELSLKEQRQPQPALSSLYPSASSLVMNHKSEGRKVRAIYDFEAAEDNELTFKSGEIITVLDDSDPNWWKGETYQGVGLFPSNFVTADLTAEPEMIKTEKKTVQFSDEVQVETIEPEPEPVYIDEERIDQLLQMIQSVDPSDNQKDSTELLHLEGACNQMGPLIDQKLEDIDRKHSELSELNVKVMEALSLYAKLMNEDPMYAMYAKLQSQQYYVQQPPSGNQQVYPGPTQSGTYAVTGSGVMGTVQGYSVPQEQLHSMQQGGLPANPNPAMAAQPTPSTIVNSTPGNAYMNQPPVYSPLQHAAVAPGTDMTYQNTATNVSQMPSYTIASQSLPQLTDAQQQSQYSQKALL, encoded by the exons ATGCCTCTCTTTACATCTAATCCATTCGACCAAGATGTGG AGAAAGCAACCAGTGAGATGAACACTGCCGAGGACTGGGGCCTTATATTGGATATCTGCGATAAAGTAGGACAGTCACGCACAGG GCCCAAAGAATGCCTCCGGTCTATAATGAGAAGAGTGAACCACAAGGATCCTCATGTGGCTATGCAAGCACTTACA CTTCTTGGAGCATGTGTATCAAATTGTGGCAAAATCTTTCACCTAGAAGTTTGCTCAAGAGATTTTGCTAGTGAAGTCAGCAATGTCTTAAATAAG GGTCACCCCAAAGTCTGCGAGAAGTTGAAAGCTCTAATGGTGGAATGGGCTGAGGAGTTCCGGAATGACCCCCAGTTGAGTCTCATTTCGGCCATGATCAAGAATCTCAAAGAGCAGGGAGTGTCGTTTCCTGCTGCTGGCTCTCAG gCAGCAGAACAAGCTAAAGCAAGCCCTGCTTTAGTAGCTAAAGACCCCACCAACACTACAAATAAAAAGGAGGAAGAAGACTTGGCTAAAG CTATAGAGTTGTCATTAAAAGAACAAAGGCAACCGCAGCCGGCGCTCTCCAGTCTGTACCCCAGTGCCTCCAGCCTGGTAATGAACCATAAATCAGAGGGAAGGAAAGTGCGAGCCATCTACGACTTTGAAGCTGCAGAAGATAATGAACTGACATTTAAGTCAGGGGAAATCATCACAGTCCTGGATGACAG tgaTCCCAACTGGTGGAAGGGAGAAACATATCAAGGAGTCGGCTTATTCCCTTCCAATTTCGTGACTGCAGACCTGACTGCCGAGCCTGAAATGA tcaaaacagagaagaaaactGTGCAGTTCAGCGACGAAGTTCAAGTGGAAACTATAGAACCTGAACCGGAGCCGGTTTATATCGATGAG GAAAGAATTGACCAATTGCTACAGATGATTCAAAGTGTGGACCCTTCAGACAATCAGAAAGACTCAACAGAACTGCTGCACCTGGAAG GTGCCTGCAATCAAATGGGACCTCTTATTGATCAGAAACTTGAAGATATTGACAg GAAGCACTCAGAATTGTCAGAGCTGAACGTAAAGGTGATGGAGGCCCTCTCACTGTATGCCAAGCTGATGAATGAAGATCCAATGTATGCCATGTATGCAAAACTACAGAGTCAGCAGTACTATGTGCAACAGCCTCCCTCAGGCAATCAGCag GTGTACCCCGGCCCAACGCAGAGTGGCACATACGCAGTGACTGGCAGTGGTGTCATGGGCACGGTACAGGGCTATAGTGTACCTCAGGAACAGCTCCATTCAATGCAGCAGGGGGGACTCCCTGCCAACCCGAACCCTGCCATGGCTGCACAGCCTACGCCCAG CACCATTGTGAATTCGACTCCGGGAAATGCGTACATGAACCAGCCGCCTGTGTACAGCCCTCTGCAGCACGCTGCGGTGGCACCGGGCACGGACATGACCTACCAGAACACTGCCACAAATGTATCCCAGATGCCAAGCTACACCATTGCCTCTCAAAGTCTTCCCCAGCTGACAGACGCCCAACAGCAATCCCAATACTCTCAGAAAGCGCTGCTATAG